DNA from Poecilia reticulata strain Guanapo linkage group LG20, Guppy_female_1.0+MT, whole genome shotgun sequence:
NNNNNNNNNNNNNNNNNNNNNNNNNNNNNNNNNNNNNNNNNNNNNNNNNNNNNNNNNNNNNNNNNNNNNNNNNNNNNNNNNNNNNNNNNNNNNNNNNNNNNNNNNNNNNNNNNNNNNNNNNNNNNNNNNNNNNNNNNNNNNNNNNNNNNNNNNNNNNNNNNNNNNNNNNNNNNNNNNNNNNNNNNNNNNNNNNNNNNNNNNNNNNNNNNNNNNNNNNNNNNNNNNNNNNNNNNNNNNNNNNNNNNNNNNNNNNNNNNNNNNNNNNNNNNNNNNNNNNNNNNNNNNNNNNNNNNNNNNNNNNNNNNNNNNNNNNNNNNNNNNNNNNNNNNNNNNNNNNNNNNNNNNNNNNNNNNNNNNNNNNNNNNNNNNNNNNNNNNNNNNNNNNNNNNNNNNNNNNNNNNNNNNNNNNNNNNNNNNNNNNNNNNNNNNNNNNNNNNNNNNNNNNNNNNNNNNNNNNNNNNNNNNNNNNNNNNNNNNNNNNNNNNNNNNNNNNNNNNNNNNNNNNNNNNNNNNNNNNNNNNNNNNNNNNNNNNNNNNNNNNNNNNNNNNNNNNNNNNNNNNNNNNNNNNNNNNNNNNNNNNNNNNNNNNNNNNNNNNNNNNNNNNNNNNNNNNNNNNNNNNNNNNNNNNNNNNNNNNNNNNNNNNNNNNNNNNNNNNNNNNNNNNNNNNNNNNNNNNNNNNNNNNNNNNNNNNNNNNNNNNNNNNNNNNNNNNNNNNNNNNNNNNNNNaaaatttcctcttcggtcatatttttatccgtttcctcgtcaatatgcgagagcttagagcgatgcgcgctcccgcgacaggggatgcaaatttgggcaggggggcttttctgggcataacaccgtCCACACAGCGCCGCTGCCGCGGTGGTAGAACCATYACATTAGCAAAACGAAGCATGGAGATGGAGGGGATTATTAACGTACTGTGCACCACAGATACGgaaaaataacgcagaaaaCAATCGAAGTACTCAAAATCcctcttattcttatttttgtcaCTCTGTCAGCGACGCTATATGCAGACCCGTTACCATAACAACAGACATCGGTTCCGTTAGTTTACCATGATTCGACAggacatgcaaacattttccatactaagaacaaaacactgaatCCATTACTCCACCAGCTACAGCCAGTCTAAATAACTGACTCAGTAGCAATGAGGAAAAAGAGCAACACGACACTTTGCAAGCTAGTGGCTTTTCACTAGCTAGTGGCTTTTCACTAGCTAGTGGCTTTTCACTAGCTAGTGGCTTTTCACTAGCTTGTCGAGCTATCTAAACTGCCTCGTTACTCTCTCCCAAGCAGACAACTTACAAATTTCATCAGTAACAACTGTTTTTTGTGGACTACATTGATAAACTATGATGTACTGATCTGTACTAGAGCTAAGCCCCGGTGCTAATAACGGCAGCTAGCAAAGTGAAAACCAAAGAACATGCAGAAGGTTTACAAATGACTTCTCATACAGAATGAtaatttttgtggaaaatacccaactataaaaaataatatttagatcACTTACCTAATCGGTCCACCTCCAAAAATKTGTCTTGTGTTCTTGTGGCTGAATAGTCAGAAGAAACTGCGCGGCRATCGCgatatctttaaaattatctGGTTTGKCTTCTTATTGGTTAAGATTSAAAAGCCCGCTCTTATTATTGTCcaatcatatttaattattGTCTTTGTTATATTGCATCATTTCCGGTAATGATAAAACATGATTACAATGGTTTTAGTAATCTAATTTAATCACGTTAAATCAACATAAGAAAAATTTGTAGTTTCATTATTGTTGGTAATTAAGTAAATGGTCCTTTATTCAATTGTGTAAATACAAGAAAGATGACTGAATTGTGTAGCATTAACTTAATTTGTTTGTGCAAATTCAAAAACCCCCCAATTCTAATTTTTTCAGTGTAATATCGTTGCATTGTTAATTTTCAGTGCAGCTCCGAGCAGTCGATGTTTAGTCACATTTTGACCAAGAAGTAAGAAagcatttctccttttctctttctattgTCTCATTTTTCATTATTGTATCAGACGAGGAGAGAAGCAGGCAAGAGAAAACTGTCTGAATTTGTGTCTGGTGTGAGACTCAACAAAAAATTACCTCAGCCATGTCGTTCTTACAACACAGCTGGATGTTCTGTTAGCTGAACATCACTACACAGCTCACCTCctctcgcttttttttttttttttgtctagctACTTGTTTCTTTAAACCCCCTCAGGGGCGAGCAAGCAGACCCTGCTAAGATGTGCCAGCTgagtttctgcagagaaacGATCAAGCAGGTTCGCAATCATATGAAGAgcacctttttttgtttcaccagGCACATATCCTTTTGtttcatcattaaatatttaagtactTTTAAGATGAAGCAACTTATaacaagtaaaaatgtatgACTTTGGCTGCCCTGTTGTCATAACACTAAACCACGTTGTGTTTGGCAATTTGTTCTCTGTTATATCTAACATGTTTAGTCACTTGAACAAGCATGAATTTGGCTCAAAGTGAAAAGATGTATCTGTGAACATCTGCTGTGCTTAAGTGCATGCaataacagttttataaaagccTGAATGTGCTACAGAAATCTGCTTAattgtaatatttcaaaaaaaaaaattggttttggAAAGGTTTTCTGTGATGCACCAAGAATGCAGTTTACCCTCCGTTACATAAGATAGAGAGTtgaagtttgtttgtgttgcattttaccAATGAGTTGTctgtaattaaaatgatctcacTAAAGAGATGAGACAAGAAAGGCAAGATCTCCGAGCCAATAAATACACATCCACCTGTGCAAGGAGATGGGAATGCACTGACCTTGCTATGACATAGATCTTCCAAAAAGGAAAGgaacacacacacctccaaattgtgcAAATAGGCTgttctcactttttttgttttggagccTCAAAACAGGAGCTCCATATTGTTTCAAGACGGGGTAAAGGAGAAGGGCAGAGTGTTGGAAAGGTAAAAAGTGATTCatatggttttaaaacaaaatttcaaactAGTTGCAACACTAGCAGGTTCGGGTTCTGGAGCCTGGGTGTGACAGACTCTTGGGGATATCTTTTGGATTTTGAGTTTAGTGATGACAGCGCTGCATGAAGTATATGCACACAGAATTCTGTGGCAGATGGAGCTGTGCTGCTCCCTCATGCTGTGAATGAGCTCAAGAAAAGACTAATGTTTATTCTCTTCTTTGCTGCAAGGCGAAACCGAGACTAACATATCTAAGGAGGTTCGTAGCATACGGAAATGTGTTGTCTTTAGATGGCcatgaaagcataaaaaaaaaaaacctaggcGTGACATAGTTTCATGTTTGCACTGAATAGGTTTCCTGACTTTGACATGATCCATCAATGCTCAAATAGCCTCTGAGGTTCTGGAGTCTTGGGCAGCGTTAATCTGGTTTGAAGGAGGACTAATGCCTGCTGTTCTGACATTTTCACAGTAATGTCtttgaaatctaaaataaaatcagaggcAGCTCATGAAGCCATTTCTGGTCCTGTTTAAGCCTGAATCTGTGTGTCCTTATCATGAAACTCTATTTTTTATCCGATAGTAATTATTTCCAAGTAAATAGCATTTCTAGGAACGGACAGGCCTTTCTCACATTTAAATGAGACATTATGGAAAAGATGATATCCTGACTTATTGTAACTTACAGTCTGAACAAATATCTTATTGCGAAAGTTGATGGATGTTGCAGTACACTGAttgtcttgaaaaaaaaaacatctgctgaaaagctggttgtgcaggagaaaaaaaaggataaaagggCAAAACGCTGTGCTGCTGGTTTCACAGAAAACAAGGTGAAGATGTAAAAGAATGTAAATGTTTCTGGTCAGATACGCAGCTTGTGCAACGGAGTCAAAGGAAGAAGAGATGGATGTGAAACAGTTCACGACCACCATCATGTTTAGGAGCTCAGACACAATCCTTCAGCCGGATATTGTTCTCAAAACCTTTGAGGATTGTCTCTTCAGGTCAGGTTCTTTCCGATTTTAAAATTAATGGAGAAGTGTAGCAGAACTGTTGTTCATTTTTCCTAAGACAAACGGTTGTTGCTTATGCTGTTTTCACTACTACATCTGACTGGAGCTGACACGTACGCTGCTTAAATGGCTGCCTGACTTCACGCCTGCTGTGTTTAGGAGGCGTGTTGCTGGAATATTAATGACTGACTTACTGGGACTTACATTGAAAATCTTTCATTGACTTTCTGTTGCCTTTATTGAAACCTTAATAAACAGAATTGAAAACTTTCTTTCaggttgtgtaaaaaaaaaaaaaagttgctctgGACTGGATTCATGTAATTGAGGATTCTATtgattttttcagattatttttctcctcagtAATTCGGGATGTTATTTATTAGTTAACTAAACATGTTTGAAAGTGACACATTTCTTTGAGTTGGCTAGTAGAGTCATTCTTGTCtgatccttttttattttttttttgcacatttgttaaTAAATCCTAAAATTAATGAGCGAGGATTTGCACATGGCGTAAATGTTGGATATAAAGGCATTACGCTGGATAAATGGGCTGCGCAACAACACAAGACTCTCCTTTCATGTTTCCCCTCAGCtcttctcattttttatttgatcattatCTCCCTATCGTAAAAGGGAAAACATGGCTGCCATTTTAAAGAACAACGGTCCCTAAAAATTGAGACGCACCAGCCTGGCAGGCCCTCATGATGAGCTCTGCTCAAACTATCAGAGCTGACAGGTATTTATGAGATGTTTTCCTTGCtaagctgcagtgtgtgtgtgtgtgtgtgtgtgtgtgtgtgcttcccCAGGGCTTTGCACAGGTCCACTTATCATCGGCTGCAAGGTTTAGGACATGGagattgatttattgttcaatTTTGCTGTTGATGTGGAAGAAGTGTTAAACTGGAGATGTTTAGAAGTGTATTTTCACCCTAAGGTGGTAGCTACTTCATTTtgctttctgcattttaaaccaaaataaaaaataaaaaaaatgaatcactGCCCTTCCcgttcttctgtttctttgagGACAGGGTTGAATCCATGCAGTGAACTTGGATGATTGTTTCAGCACCGGTCACCCTCTTTGTGATTCTGGccctgaaaaaataaaccaactcCGAGCAATAAAAAACACTTGATCCCAGCAGCCTACAGGCTAAGGCAGCGCAGACGTCACTCCATTATGTCTGTTTGCTTGTCTGATGAGGGTCTTTGTCTCCGAGTTTATTCTGTTTATGCAGCATTAATCATTTTTTGGGAATCTTCGGCTTGAAACTTGAGcctgttattttgaaaaacacaggACACTAAGCAGTGTTTTATcatttctgatgaaaaaaaaagtaggagcAAAGTGGGGGCTAAATGTCGGATTTTTCTCGTGAACTTCACTCAAGCTCGAACAATCTTCATTCAAGATACAGAAACACTacagtggcttttattttgaactttgTTTACTGTCAAAGCCTGAGATCTTTTGTTCAGACTTGTGGCAGTGGGCACATTTACCCATTAGCCTCTGCTGtgtaatattttgtaattttaaaaaaatcctggtCATTTTGCTTCTCCATGTAACACCATTAAATAAGTAAGTTCAGTTTCTTCTTGTTCTGACTCTTAGCAGGTGAGGAGCAACAGACACCAGATTGCAATTTTTGAACAATTATTTGAACCAAAGTTTCAATTAGGAACTTCAGGATCATAAGCAGAATGTAAACCATGACACTACCATACaccacataaaacaaaatagtttaatGACCTATAAGATTAGTTGTTCACATAGTCTTACTTTTGtttgatggatggatttttagGTGCTTTCTTTTGATTGACGCCCCACAGCAGGAATGACAAAAGGACGAGTCTCCTTACTTTTGTAAATTTTCTAACAGATTTCATGACATATTAAGGTGCCCGCGTTCCTGCCTatcttctgtttgtgtttgggtTCTCTGTTGCCAAGTTGTTTTAGATTTCAAATACCCTTAATTGGTGCGAAATCTACTTTGACACAAATATTCGCATGTGACGTCACTCAAAGCTTGAACAGGAAATGTGAAGCCAACAAAAAATGTAGCTTCCACAGAGGAGTTTTGTTTGTCAGGCAACCTCAAAGAAAGCTTGCATCGTAGAAATGGGAACAGAAATTTCACCATGGGAAAAATGACTTGCATACCAGATGACAAGGTCCAGGTCTTGCCACTTGAAATATTTCCAGAGAGctgtgttggatttttttctcaaactgaGGTCTACAGAAATTTAATGTGAAATCCATAAATATGTGTGTCTGAAGGCTGGATTGAAACTCAACGGATAACACAATGTGGCAATATTCCTTAAGGTCTTTTCTTACCTGGTCACATTAGCTATGATGGGTGGAGCAAAGCCCACTTGTAGTGGAacaaaattttcacaaaagtattaaacagcagaaaaagaatCGCTGAATGAAGAATCAGAAGTTTTCTCCTATGACAGAGGATATTTGAGGATAAATCCACATCAGTAATGAAATGATTGTGAATCATTTTGAGCTCAAAATGATGGTAAAGTCCTTCCAACCTTAAAGGCTCTTCCTCAAAactaaaatgtcaacatttccaGAGGAAACAAGCTGAAAGTGTTGGGAGTGCTGTAATGGCAGTAAGGATATTTCCATCGATTCTTTCAAGACATTTCATCATTTTGTAacaaaattccaataaaaacagttttgttacaGAAGGTTTTCTCTAAATTATTGctcttttgagttttattatttttgtcagatgccGTTCTCATTTCTGACCGGAAACAGGCAGCTTTGTTTTATGAAGATAATTTTACgcataaattcatatttttagtgAAACTGTTGTATTGTTCCCACACAAAATGACTAAACTGCATTTAAACCCTTCAGCGCTGCCCCCTCTTCAGTTCATTTCAGCTCGTTAGTGATGCCTTTCATGCTGTGTTCGAACTCTGGCCTCACTACAGTGGAAACTGTGCTGCTGAGTCTGGCTGCACGAAGTGAAACGCAGCTTTAGTTGGATCCGTTTCCATGTATGACAGATGACTTTTGGTCTTTTGAGAGCAGAGTCAGGACATTTCTCGCAtatgtttgatttattgcttagtTTCCCACTGAGGACTTTTGAGCGCAACGTCTCTCATGATGTGCTAGCTACAACGTAGGACAGTTCTATGTTGTGCTGTAAATACATTGCGATAGTAGCGTCTTTCTCAGAGAGAAGCCTGTTGTGCAAATGAAGCAACTAAATAAGTGCACAGTTGGTACATTGACCCAGAGTCTATTCCAGGTCAATCAATACTAAGGTCACCAAATGGTTCAACCGACAGGAGATCTCATTCTGCCTCGATTTATGTACATCCAGTTTGCAGATTAAAGTCTGATCTCCCGGCTCCTCTGCTGCTATTACTTTCAGGTATGTCGGATTTGATGCTGTAATCAGTTTTAGGGAAAGACTCCCATGAGCAAAACCTCATGGATGGTGTCAGCGTGACCTCATCCATGTCAGGGGGAGGTAAATAAAGCAATAAGTTAAACCCGAACAAGACAGGAGAGATATCTAATGTTGTAAAATATTCAGACCTCTTGGACTTTAGCTACGTGtgttttgtcacaaccatgaacTGTAATTGTATTGTAGAAGGTTTGTTTTTCGCGATAACCAGATTGTTCAAAGGCAAATTTATTTGTCGAGTGCGGAGAGGCAAACATTTCAATGTTTCGTCAAAATTTAACTGGCCTCGCCGTGTCTTAGtgctttatttaaatcaaatttacaaGCCACACTCAGGGTTATTACAGTCAGACCTAAAGACACTCAGACAGAGTCTGCCTGGCATCAAGAAGCAGGCTAGAAGTTTTTATGAATCCATCAAAAGAAATTCCAGAACAGATAAGAAACAAAGTCATTGCCAGTATTATAGCGctatcaaatgttttattaagtCATTTCTTACGTTTCACGTGTCCAGTGAAGCACAGTGagagccattatccacaaacagagaaaacatggagaaacgTACTTGTACTCCGGTCTGCAATTGAACCCACAAATCtgaagctgctttttaaaaggaaataaagggAGCATCgtataaaaaagttaaagatttaTTGCTGAGAGGTCCTGTTAAACATAAATTACAGAAACATACATAAAGGAACATATACCTGGTATATGAATAGCCATGTTTAATAATAGAGCTCCGATGAGTGAGATTAAAAAATAGCCTCTGAAAACGACAGCTGTTCCTATATGCCATGTCCTTATTCTTTTTTCCTGACAGCAATGATTTGCAACAGCAGGGAGGCTTAAAGTGTCGATACCGACCAATTACTGGCCATGCAGGGTTCAGCGAATTGTTAATACATCAACTACTTTTTGCTCCAGCACTCCTTTTACTCTGACCTTTGTTGCTCTCACTGCTTTGGAGCTCGGATTGGGAGAGTTCATGAATATGCTCTGGTTCATACCGACTCCTCCGTCCCTCTCTCTGCTCATCTCCTCTGACCTTCTCGGGCTTTTGCTGCTCGTCTTACACGTTTTCTTTGGCCCACCGGCTCTCTGCCAGTGGCTGTCAGCCCGCATTTTTCAGCCTTTGTTGACACAGATGAACAATCGCAGCAGATTACTCAGTGGCTCCCCCTCTCCACTTCCTAATCCATTTGCATGATAGCATCTATTTCCCTTTTCCAAGACGAGGCTTTGTTTAGATTTCTGACATAGAGAACATTTCTGTGCATTTACTGCATTATCAGCCGGAGCTTCATTCAGACTGCAAAAAGGCATTACGGGAAGCTAAAAGGTTGttaaaaaaacttgaacagAACCTTTCTACTCCTCTTagtcactaaaataaaaactttttacaagTAAGTTCCGTGTCTCAGCGAAACGatgcatatttttcttattagaTCTTGTTTTCTTAATCTTTTGCAGGTGCTATCGGTGCAGATGTGCGACGTGATGAACGAGATCGAGCTGGAGAAAGAGCGCTGTGAAAATCGCACCTCTGGGAATGTCACTTCAGGTCATTCTTGAaaactctttttgtttgttgagtGTGCAGAGGGGGCTATTAGGAGGAAAGAGTAAGCTGCAAGGGTGAAATCACTCCGAGGAAAGGCTGTGCACTCGGGTGTTTTGTAGACAAAGTgctattatcaatagcaggaataGAGTGTATTTCATACGGTTGACTAATTCAGCGCAGTAAATTTGGGCTCAATCttgaaacagaaatgaagcCTTAAAAATCATTATAAATTTTCATGTAGTTCTTTGCCGGTACAGCAtttgaaacactttgaaataaaatgtaatttcacaCATGTTACACAGACTAAAGATTTCCATGACCTTTGTAAGACATTCaatcccacagcatcacagatccttcaCCATGCTTGACCGAATATGAGGTGCTTTGAACACAATCTAATGCCGGCTTTTCAAAAACCGCACAGGACTTGAAAGCATCACGCTGTTTGAGCGAGACATTATAGCAGCTCCTGTCACACGGCGTGGCCAAAGATGACAAACTGCATGAATTGTGGCTGCAGCACAATCGAGTCAGACGGATCTGACATGTCGGCCTGTCAATAAACGGACAGCATGTTATGGATGTCAATGTGTTTATTATGAGAGTAGGACAGTGAAGAGGAAGCGGTGAGGAGGGAAAAGAGACAGCGGAAGAACCTGCAGGAGCTGCGCACAGGAGGAGAGGAATCCCATGTCAGTAGTTGCTGCTGCAGTTGGACCTCGATGTTTTCCCAGGATTTATGAGACGCTGCTTGATATCGTCTCTGGTTGTGGGGGTTCTAAATCAGAGGTTGGCATTTTTATCGCGCTAAATGATCACAGAAAAgagatacaaatattttatctaAGACATGCCTGTGGTTCTTTGCTTTGCTTGCTTTTTACATCAGACCCACCAAACTGGtcattttgttgctgaaaagctacaaaATGACCTATTTGGTCGTCTGACCAAATATCATAGTTCCTCTTGAAGCTCCAggagagtttaaaaaaaaatccacttgtTAGCTTTTCAGTGTAGGACAAAATTGTCtggttattttgtgtttttttttcacgcCTCCAAGTGAGCTTGTAGATATGATCAGATGTTTTTTAGAGACATTTCATAGCCTTGTCTTTGCTGCTGTCCTCTAAGAATCACGTTTCTCCTGAATATCTCCTCTCGCTTCAAATACACcctcaaataaaatgtgttattattattaaaacacaacacattagATTAAACCAAAGGCCTTACATATCCAGACCCATTAATGTACAACCAATTGTAACATTGCAATTACAGTAGGAGGTGAAACAACttaaatgaagagaaaagtcataaaagttgaaaaaatacattgaacgtgcaaaataaaaaagttgtgaTAAGTCACATCATCTGTAGGTGTAAGAATTCATCCCTCTTAATGGACGGGCCTCCTCAACACACTTATGCAAAATCATTTAACAACACAGCAATGGCTCTTAATGCATTATCTGAAAATTGAATTATTACTGCTTTATATTATCACCCACTCAATCATTGTCTCCTGGGATTCCTGTCATTTTAAAGTGCACAAAATCACTTATACATATTAGACGGTGTCAGTCTTTCCTCCAACTGCTTTCAATTTAACATACATCCGTCCACGGACATATATACTGCACTTTGCTTTAAGTGGCCCCATATAAAGAGCCGGTGTGGGAACAGCTTTCCCTATCTCTGCACCGATCTCATTTTTCTGCTCTCCTATCTGCTTCCTCAACAGGAAGGTAGTGAAAGTTGAACTCTGAGGTCACATCCTGAATAAATGAATTAGCAGACTGTGCATTCGTGGGAGAACATACATCCACAACATTTGGCTGAGAAAGTTTCAGTGGATTTGCTCTGAAgactcaaatgtttttgagaaactttctttgttttgaacttttcacaAACTAAATTAGCGCAGCGATAGTTTGCagcttgtgtttttgtcttttcacacCTTCCTGAGGCTTTGCAGGGTGTTAGGTGGCGGAATGAGGACGGCTGACGAGGTTGTGACCTTGACGTGTAATACAGAAAGGGGATGAAAATAGATTTCTGTGAagacttaagaaaaaaatcaataagttatcctaaacaacaacaacctcaaTTTCACTTCTCTGGTATTTAGTTGTTTATACCCgaatacagaaatgtttgaacaataaataacaattttaaGTCTACGGATTATTTTATGTAGTCATTATTTTCCATCTATCacaaaatttataaaatgtttggcATAACTGTGCATTCATTTGTGAAAtacaaataagaaattatttcacaaattcCACACAGGTGACTTTAGTAAACCAGACTCTTTGCAGATCTGTGGCACTGAAGGATTCAGGACTCCGCTGTGCCATGACTTCGTTCTGTCATTGCCCTCTCTCGGTTTGCCTCCTGCCGTATGGTGAGTGATGCAATGTTTGTGTTGTTGACCTTTTTTTTGGCAGGTTGCCAGGGGATGTGGGACATCGTCGCCTGTTGGCCTTCAGCCAGAGTTGGAGAAGTGGTGACGATAACCTGTCCGACATATTTCAGCTACTTCAGTGACAAACAGAGAGGTGAGATGATCACAAACACTTAAAGTACCGTTTCTTGCACTTTTCTTGCACTTTCAgatcaaatatgacaaaaaaaaaaatggggtgACCAATGGAATACAATCAACTTATTTTCATATTAGCTTAAATTTGAGATAATTTGAGTTTTGTGACATGATGCTTTGTTTTGGTAAAAGTTACCACTGAGAAAGGGGCACATTTTGGTCATGAAGGGATGAATACGAACAGCATGAACATTCATGTAATCTGTGATGTTTACATTAGCCTCAATTGCTCCTATGAGGCTCTAAAGTGTGAATTTACACCCCCCCATCATCACCCTGAACTGTTGATGTATGTCTTACTGAATCCATGCTTTTATATTGTTTACACAAAAGTCCGACTC
Protein-coding regions in this window:
- the LOC103456679 gene encoding vasoactive intestinal polypeptide receptor; the encoded protein is MDSFQLLFLLLLYGCLPKVLSVQMCDVMNEIELEKERCENRTSGNVTSGCQGMWDIVACWPSARVGEVVTITCPTYFSYFSDKQRGILRAGGVMNVQSTPRGFFSAAAAYV